A segment of the Saccharomyces kudriavzevii IFO 1802 strain IFO1802 genome assembly, chromosome: 2 genome:
actaaatttgatgactgttctgaatcttatttcactggtctaataatttttgtcatcttcttaacaccgtatatgataatcttctagctacgtgattgaatgtattaatcagctgtactagtaattgatggatagttgattattgttccaacatatacctctcttatatagtataagaaagagttctgctttttattcttaattgATACTaataattatcaacaaataCTACTAGCTGTCAACAATTACGATAGAGGGTAAAGAGGCGGTTGGTTGAGATCTAAAAgttattcttgatattttatAACGGAAAGGTTACACTCAACCTAAATTAGGGATATTATGTTGTATTACGGGCTCGAGTAATACCAAGGTAATTTAGCAATCCTGTTTATAACAGGGAAGTAACTTGTTTGCTAGACTAGTTGTCACGATAATTCACGGAATGTTACTTGCTTATATCtaatatataagatctaGTTTATACTTAAAGGGTGGAAGCGCAGAATCTCGGATCTAATCTAATTGTTCGTCTATTTATATTTCGGGTGTTTCATTTGCTTGAGGACCACGTTCTAGAATGGAATTACAAATGTGGTGCTGATATCTTGTACGACttattttgatttatttCAGACACgtttttatagatatttCCGTCGTGTTCATTATGACGTACTGTCGTCATGTTGAGGTATCTCATCTTGAGATACAACatattattgaaatttattGGAGGGTTGGCCGAGTGGTCTAAGGCGGCAGACTTAAGATCTGTTGGACGGTTGTCCGCGCGAGTTCGAACCTCGCAtccttcattatttttttaatagaACACTAATTGAAATCTTGCTGAGCTATGAAGTAGCTTGAGTAGAAATcacaatgaaaaaaagggaagtGGTTCACTATGATGGATTCAAACTTCAACATAGAACCTGGAAGACTTGAAAGTTTCCAATTCGAAGTATTGCATAGACtctgaaaaaatactacATAGTCCAAGCACAGTGTCAACAAATATTACGTTATTGTGGGTTTGTTTAAGTGTATTTTTCTAGCTATACAAACATGTGAAAGAGGTTGAAAGACTCTTTTCGATATATACAAGAAGCCTCAAAATGATGACCAAAAGTTCAATGAGTTGGAAGGTTATATCGTCAGGCATTGTCTTTGCAGAAACGAGAAAACTGTTTTAAGTAGTCTTCATTTTGCTCGCAATTTTGCCTTAAAATTCCATCTGTTGTAGAGGTTAGAATCTGCTCTATTTTTCTGTTATTCGCCACCCACTCTGTGACCTTCGTCCAATCCCTATACTGGGCTTCTTGTTCCTCCACTCTTTCCCTCGCTGCATAAGGATCAATCCTTGCATCTGTAATGGGTTCGATGACACTCCCTCCAATAttgttgaatttttgatCGGTCTCAGTTTTTATGTTAGCTGCTTCATTTTCgcaaaaggaaattatATTGTTCCGTATTTGCCAATTTGGATATAGCTCTTGCTTTAAAAATTCTTTACACTTGTTCTTCCCATTGGAAGAGGCCTTCCTATAgttatttaatttttgtctgATTATATCATCACTCCCATGCCTCAGAAACCTCAGAAATGAATCTATTAAACTCGGATCAACACACCTCTCCCGTGTAACAGTGATTGTAGTAAGTGACGGTTCATCATTAGGAAAAGTAAGGTTGGATTCAAGTAAGCTTTGAGGCGCAGTAAACGTACGTTTATTGTCGACCATACCGCTTCTTTGTCTGCGTGGACAAATGAAGAATAATTCCAATCttatgattattttttgtaagaATGAGCCTTAAGTTGTATATTTAACAGTGCGCGCAAGTTCTACCGCTATTGTCATGTTGAAATGTGAAATTTCTGAGCGACTTCTGAAAAACAAACGAATGCTGTTTCGTTTCTATGAAAAAGGCACACTTGATAATCCAGCGCACATTAGCCCATCACTTCAAAGTCTTGAGGTAATACTTAAGAGAcacagaaaaaatttgattaGAAATTATAAAAACTATATATCGTCTAGAAACCGACGGCGCTCTTCATCATGTCTTTTCCCGTTTCTTCCATGGCGTCATTCATAGTTTGTCCCATTGTCGTTGCATAGTCATTGATGGTAGTTTCCACCATGTCTAGACGAGTTTCAACTGCCCTAGAGACACTTTTAAGAAGACCGTATCCACCGCTTCTAGTACCATTTCTCACAGGTCTAGTGTACATGTGTTCACTTGAACCGGCAAATGACTTCCCAGTCGTGTTACTTCTACTGGAAGATACAGTCCCTTGAGCAATGGCGCTTTCTTCGTACTTGGATTCAGGTCTTTCAGTACCACCAAGCAGTTCATCAAGTTGGTGTGGAGTGCAGTATACCGTTCCTCTCGCCCACTGTAAAGAGTTTACCTGAGGCCTGTAGCTGATCCTTAAATCAGGATTGTATAACGTATCAATAGGATTGGGCTGTGATATATCGctattttgatttgttcCGGCGGCGCTTTCATTGATTACAGAAATCAGAGACGCTTGGAATTTTCCATTGCGGATCACTATGTCACCATTTTCTAATACGGATGAATTCTCAATGTATTGGGTGATAACGGGTATTGTGCAGCGTAAGTTTTTAATTTCCTTAAGTTCGGGTACGGTCATAATTCTTACATCCCCATTAACCAATAGGGCAATCATGATCGTTGAGAGCCTTCTTTCACCCTTACCGTTTATAATAGGAATAAATGACAATCCACTAGAGGCAATTGGACACTTGAGAAGTGCGTGCGTATCCTTTGATTTACCGGGTGATACCAGGCGAATATCAGTCTCCCCAGTAACCGTAACAAACCCGTTTATTGGGACACCCTTACTTAAGTCTTGCATTTTCGTCATTGTAGCTGAGCAACTGTATCCAGATTCCTTGGCAAAGGAATCTATCTTTAAAATTCTACCTTGGTTATTGGTTTTTGTTGAATCAGCATATTTGACCTCAAACGTTCCGCCAGCTGCAGGCAGTATTTTGAAAGTCAATAATTCCCCGATATTAGTCCCACACAGCATTAAGATACTAGAATACCCATCGTTGCCATACTCCATGACGGAACAGTGAATCGCAGAAACATAGGAACTACCTGCTTTGGATAGAACTCTAATGTTCTCACTGAAAATGATAGCCGGACCTCTTCTGTCTAACAATACCAAGGTCCCTTCGTTGTAACCAATAGCAACAAACCCAATGTCACTATTCAAGATCGTTGATACCGTGCCTTTTTTAGCGTGGATCACAGTACTCGGCATGAAACCTTGTTTGACATTGGAAGGACTTCTATCTGTTACATCAACTAAAATACTACTTGAGTCATCTAAGGAGAACCTGCTAAATTTTAGTTCTAAGGCGCCATTACTAGGATGATGGTTATAGAACTTGTTTGTTTcgaacttgaaaagaacCACATCACCAGTCTCAGAGGATACTGCCAATTCCAACGTCTCTGGTGCAAATGATATATTTCTTATTGCTAAATCAGTACCTCTATTGAGTATTTTTGCAGTATTTACCTCAAATACGGCGTTTTCAGTTATCTCACTGTGCGAGGCATCCCATATTTTAACTGATCCATTACTATGTCCGGTCAGCAAAGCACATCTGGTTTTATGGTTTCTAATACTTCTGCTGGCAGACACGCCACCTTTCAGGAATGAGTCACTTTGTGCGATTGTCATCACTCCCAGCCATAACTTCTTTTGGACAGATTTGGCCATACAGGTAGTAACCGTCGGTCTCACCCATGCTAAACTTCGGGGGAAAATCGACGCCTTCGAACTGAAAGATCCCGTTGGATATATTAATGTCTCAAGTTCACCGTCCTCTAAAAGTAATAAAATGATATTTGTATCATGGCACCCACCGAAAAATGGCGAAGCCTTCGGCAAGGGTAGAAAGTTTACAAGTGGGGCCTTTCCAGCCAAGGAGAATAGTTTTTGTTGTACTGGTTTGGCGTAGTACTTGCTCATTGCATCAAACGATGTAACGGAATACATCGGCGTTCCACCCAGATCAATCATTGTTAGCTCTTGCGGAGAGCCAAGATTATTTGTCGCTTTTGTTGCAATCAACAGCGACGTATATTCAGGATTGCGCTGGCAAAGCCATGCCACTTTGAAAATGGCAGGAatctctttcaaagaatcgTCTTTCGAGGtagaaattggaaaattaACATGTGTTTCAAATATACTCCTAGCTTGAATTAATTTACCGCTACTTACATCCCAGAATACTAGGGAATTATCCTCATGAACGGTTAAAACATGTAAAGAATTTGGGTGGTAAAGTGATTGGATAACTTTTGGtgtccttttcttctctatGCCTGTGGATAGATCGCCACCCGGCGCATAAGGTTCTAattggtaaaaaaaatgttgtTTGACTTTAGCATCTACAAAGGAATATATGACAGTAATGTGTTCATATGATATCAATATTGTTCCTATGTCCCTAGGATTCCACTGAATAGAAACAATAGGTGATAGTCTTTCTTTTGGCAAGAACATGCTTTTTTGAAGGTTTTCGATCCTCAACTTAGACATTTGGTTCCTGTCCACATCATATACTAATACGGATCCACTCTCGAGACCAATCAGCATCCAGTCCAGTGATGGATCTGTTTCGATGCAGGTTATGCTGTTTGGACAGAAAACAGTCGTCAAAATCTGTTTCGAATATAGTGAAAGAACAATTAGGTTATTCTTGTCATCTACAGCAACCAAATAGATTCCCTTGACAAATCTCatatctttgatttggGTCCTATTTTTTAGCGTAAATACGACTTCGATTTGCTTTTGTCCGTAAATATGAATTTCACCAGAAGTGGTAGCAACTGCCAAAAGGCTTTGGGTGTAATCAAATGTGGTAACGATTATCTGTCCATTCATACCGTACGTGcatattttcttggcaTCGAAAACCTTAGCGTCAATGCCATTCGATACATCATGAACTCTTGCAGATTTGATTGCATTCGACACATTCTTCAAACGTCTGCTTCTTTTAAACATACTTAAAActcaatattttttcaattcacACCTTAGACTCGCTGTATATATCAGCTAcgttcaaaaaatgttgGTAAGGATATTTATGATTTTGACCTTTTTAAAGAACCTTCTAAATAATATAAATAGAATGCGCATTGTTGAACATACGGCTTCGCATCGCATCGTCTAAACGAGGTTTTTCATATGCTTGTTCGAAAATGGTACGAATAAAAGGAGGCATTGCTCTAGAGTTAATAGCTGTATTTTATGTAACAAAACCTCATTAACAGTCCTCTTTTCGTAATGAATGGAACATTCCAACTGgttctttttgaatgtgCTATATAACGAATTAAATAAACAGTGCTTTTGATGGCCTTTTCAAAGATCTAAATCATCCGGCATAAAGGAAAATCCTCTAAACTCTTCTTGCTGACTTGTAGTCAAAACAGAGGGCAAGGGTGTAAGTGTTGGTGGCGCTGAGGTAAATTCTTGTTCAAAATATGATGTATCTTCCGGTGATTTGATTTCCGGAATGTATGGTGGCTTGATGCGAAGATTCAAGACATCCTCGAAGTTGATATTACGGAAAAAAGGTTCTTCCATAACTTCAGCCGCATCTCTCGGACCAGCTCCTAACCTCTTTTCGGGATCTTTGGTTAAGAGGCCTTGGAATATTTGTACAATCTCACCTGCCATATCTATTGGGTATAGAGGTTCGTCAGTGAGTATGGCGTTGAAaacttcatcttcgtcatcaCCTGAAAATGGTGACTGGCACAATAACATTTGATATAGTAACACACCAAAGGCCCACCAATCTACAGCTTTGGTATACTCCTGCTCTTTTAAAATTTCAGGCGCCATAAACTCGGGTGTGCCACAAAATGTGGAGGTTCTGTGACCATACCACATTTCATCCTTACACAAACCATAATCGGCAATCTTTATATGACCTTCTGGGGTTAACAGAatattttctaattttAAATCACGGTATATCACACCATTGTCatggaaatatttcaaagcCAGTAATACCTCGGCAGCGTAAAATTTTGCTCTTCTCACAGAAAGCCTTTGATTTTGGACATGCCACATTAGGTCACCACCCCCAATAAATTCCATGGCAAAATATATACGATTTTCTGTTTGAAAGGAACAGTATAAATTGGTTAAGAATGGGTGTTTGGTTTTGGTGGCCAACAAAAATACCTTCTTTTCTGCTCTTGCGCTTTCAATATCATGGTTTTGAATGatattatccttttttAGAACTTTTATGGCACATAATCTGTTGGTGTTCTTTGATTTAGAAAGGATAACTTTACCAAAGTTACCTTTACCCAAAACCTTGAGCAATACAAAATTATCCAATGATACCTTACGGCGCTTAGCcgctttctttttatgcTTGCCGCTAGTACTAGTTTGTGATTTTTGTGGGGATTGGTGATCGGTGGTCCTGGAGGCATGAGTGCTTGTAGGAGCTAAAGACGCTGTTTCCTGGtttgcttcttttgaaacatGGTCTTGTTCAATTTGGAAAGTTTCGCTATTCATGTCGCGGAACGGATTTGTGTGTGAAGAATCAATTGTCATATCGGCCTCACGGAAATCGTTCATATCCTTCCAATCAGGTTGCTGCTTAGTATCTAGGTCTATATTGTCACCTTCTATGTCTTCCGGTACGCCTCCGCTGCCTTGATTTATTTCGCGCTCCATTTCATCACGCTGTGCTTTCCACTGTTCGAGTTCATCTCTCATCAAATCATCTTTGGATTCCCACGTTTGGCTGTGTTCAATTGATAAGTCAGTCAATTCCGTGAGACATTTATTCGATGTTGGATCTAGCGTTTTCTCCTCTAGAGAGAATTCAGCGGACTGTTGTGCACCTTCTGTAAAATTTAAATAggcttcattttcatcgataAATTTATTTAATTTATCACGTCCGCGTGTTTGTAATGGAATTGCCTCATCAATTATAGGTTCGTGATGTTTAGTAGGGGAGTCTCTTTCTACTTTCTGAGGTGAAGGAGTTTTATCGTGTTTTCTGGGTTGAGGGGGCAAGGGAGCATTCGCTCTTTCTGTGAATTTGGTTTGAGAACGATCGCTACCAATAGTGGTGCCAATGGATGATCCCGTTTGTGCGGATGGGattgttctcttcttcttttcttggttACGTTTGGTGTCTTGGATtgtttttaaaattttatttgcCATCTCCATTGACATACCACAGAAATCGGGAACTAGATGAGCACATTGAGCGTGGCACATTATATCACACTCAGAACATTTGCGTACTTTATGTCTACCCCAGGGTAGGATATAACCACAGTGGCAACACCATTTCGTGCCGCGATTTGAAGTGGGCACAAACCTGTGAGGAATACGATGATTCAATTTCGCTTCATCCGGGTCTGTATCAGTGGAAGTTTTAGCGATACACTTAGTAACAACGTTGGTGTAGCATTTTTTGTGACATAAAAATTTACAATCTTGACATTGAAACCCGGTATACCGTAGGAAATCACCACAGTATGCGCAACACATGATGTTGTAGAATGATTTTTGTACAAAGTGATGGCCATGTTGCTCAAatatatcttcttttctgttgATAATAGCACCATGACGATGTAGTCCGCCCATTaagtgctttttttctaccTGAGATGACTTGTGAAATCCTAATGTTAACAAAATCTGACCGGTTGGTTCTAGGACAAACCATGAATTCGTGCTGATTTGGCTAGTTAATGCATTATCGTCTTGTCCACTTTTTTCCAAGGATGATTGAACGGCTGAATTCGAGTTCGTGGAAGTCAATGTGCTCCCCTCTTCGTTAGCGAGAGATGAGCCGCTATTTATATTCGATGCATTGACCCAGCCCTGTTGCCCCGTTGTTTGTCCGGCTTTCTTCTTGCGAATTTCTTCAGCAATATCGGAGAGTAGTAACCACATTACAGCGACTGGAATTAACGAATCGTTCACCTTATCATAAACGGTAATCTCTATTTCATTCCCTTTTTCGACtgagatttgaaaatcctCACTCCATCTGTCATTTCTAGAGGGTTTCGTTCTGGCTTTGATAGTATCATCGATCTTTACAGTAATATAACTCTCTGGTTTCCTGGCAAACATAGGCGATTGTATATGATCAACGTCTCTAATTGCAGTTATTCCAATGGTCAAGACGCCCGTCAATTGCTTTCTCCGGAACTTTGGTTGTTGATTGTCCATCATATCGTTTGACTGATGTTTAAACTGATCAATGTCAACATTAATAGCTTGATATTTCTTCAGGGCTTTATTGAGCATCTGAATTCTGTATTTGGATTCCATAGCGCCCCCTTCTGCTGCAGAGCTGCTCCGTTGGTCACCATCGATTTGATACAGTTTGGTGAGCTTGGTATTAGCTTCTTGATATTGTTTTTCCACTTGTAATTTGAATTCTAATTGTTGTAACATGTATTGGATTCTTTGCGCTAAAGAAGGGCAGTCATATTTCACCAAATCCAGGCGGGAAAATATGTGTTCATTTGGCGATATGGTGGAAAGAAACCCGTATTCCTTAGAATTATTTTGaccattattatcattagGATTCTGGCCTTGATTTTGCTGGGCAGTCTTTAATCgtaacttcttcaaattatcCTGCAAATACTCGAGATTTTGACGCGCCTCCCTTATATTTGTGttacatttttgaatgaccATAACATTGTCagtctttttcttgagGGCAGAAGCTCCCCGAATGATGTTTTCTTCGACTGAtatctttctttgaatgtTTTGCTCCAGTTGCGAAACACTCATGACCGCgctgtttttattttctgatcttttcttgtttactCTAGAGTCTCTATCAGACTGCTTTTACAGaccttttttgtttgatgaTTGAACTTCCTTGTaatcttcaataaaaagGGATCGACACTAAATACCTCTTATGTGAATACGGGCGAAGAGTATCAGAGAGGTCGAAAAGGTTGTTATACTAATCCACAGCCCTTTTTTAGCCAAATCCGATGCTAGTGAGATTGTAGCTTTTTGTATTGCCTCTGGATGACTGTTTCAGCCTCGACAAAAGTAGATCAGCATTATTATCCCATGCTTGTCTAGTCCTTTTCGTCGGTTTTTTTCGCCTTTAAAATTGATTGAGCTGGGTAATAAAAACAGCCATGCCTCATTAATATACTGTTTTATTTATAATGTTGGTGATTATATATTCTAAGCGTGCATAAAGAGAAGTAGGAGAGTTTTGATTTGTTGTACTATGCTACTTGTTGCACTGGCAAGTGCAACCTGGAGTGGGACAAACGTTGTGTCTATCAAACCATTCTTCAGCGTGGCCCGCATGCATACCATGATTGCAACTTAGACAAAAGCTGAACCATTCGTTCAATTTCAGCTTTCTGCTTACAAGTTCACGGTTGGCATCATCTTGAAAGTCTTCTGACCGTATTGCATCCCGTTGTTGCGTCCCATTTATCACGAAAGGTAGGTTTGACGTTCCTAGAGGCATGAGACATATCGCACATCTCGGAAAGGAGGATCCACAGTGTGGACAGCAATACTTATGCCTGGGCTTTTCGTCAGCCGTTGGCGTTTCGAAGCTTCcattattgaattttttgtagTCACTGTTAGTTCTTCTATATGTTTCGCCGTTCCTATAATTTCCATCATTTGTTGATGTCGAGCTAGAAGGCGGGGATGTGCGTGGCGTATTGATATTTTGCTTACAGTTTTGGCattgaatatatatttgaCGAGGTTTTATATCTGCAGTTAATACCCCAGTTTTAGTTCTCGATAACTTTGATCTTAGAACATCGAATCTAGCCCgcatggaaaaaaattcccaAGATTTGAGCATATCTCTATAAGTTTGTATCCATTCATCTACTCGTTGGTCACGGAAATATCTTGGCGAgccaaaaattgaaattagaGCAGCACTTTGGACATCGCTCGTTTTATTAACATAAGATTGCAGTAAATCGATACCATTTGGAGTTATTCCAGTAAGAATTAGGCCTTCTAATTCACCGTTTTCAATAACCGTGGATGAAGTTCTTTCTAAGAAAGTGCTTAGATCTGTATCATTTAGAAATCTTAGAGCCACGCCTAGCCGTTCTCTCAAAGATATGGCGGGTTCATAAAGAATATCCCACCAATCATTATCTGCAATAAATGCAAAAATAACTCTCAAATAAG
Coding sequences within it:
- the MIX23 gene encoding Mix23p (similar to Saccharomyces cerevisiae YBL107C; ancestral locus Anc_7.443), with amino-acid sequence MVDNKRTFTAPQSLLESNLTFPNDEPSLTTITVTRERCVDPSLIDSFLRFLRHGSDDIIRQKLNNYRKASSNGKNKCKEFLKQELYPNWQIRNNIISFCENEAANIKTETDQKFNNIGGSVIEPITDARIDPYAARERVEEQEAQYRDWTKVTEWVANNRKIEQILTSTTDGILRQNCEQNEDYLKQFSRFCKDNA
- the SRO77 gene encoding putative Rab GTPase-binding protein SRO77 (similar to Saccharomyces cerevisiae SRO77 (YBL106C) and SRO7 (YPR032W); ancestral locus Anc_7.442); its protein translation is MFKRSRRLKNVSNAIKSARVHDVSNGIDAKVFDAKKICTYGMNGQIIVTTFDYTQSLLAVATTSGEIHIYGQKQIEVVFTLKNRTQIKDMRFVKGIYLVAVDDKNNLIVLSLYSKQILTTVFCPNSITCIETDPSLDWMLIGLESGSVLVYDVDRNQMSKLRIENLQKSMFLPKERLSPIVSIQWNPRDIGTILISYEHITVIYSFVDAKVKQHFFYQLEPYAPGGDLSTGIEKKRTPKVIQSLYHPNSLHVLTVHEDNSLVFWDVSSGKLIQARSIFETHVNFPISTSKDDSLKEIPAIFKVAWLCQRNPEYTSLLIATKATNNLGSPQELTMIDLGGTPMYSVTSFDAMSKYYAKPVQQKLFSLAGKAPLVNFLPLPKASPFFGGCHDTNIILLLLEDGELETLIYPTGSFSSKASIFPRSLAWVRPTVTTCMAKSVQKKLWLGVMTIAQSDSFLKGGVSASRSIRNHKTRCALLTGHSNGSVKIWDASHSEITENAVFEVNTAKILNRGTDLAIRNISFAPETLELAVSSETGDVVLFKFETNKFYNHHPSNGALELKFSRFSLDDSSSILVDVTDRSPSNVKQGFMPSTVIHAKKGTVSTILNSDIGFVAIGYNEGTLVLLDRRGPAIIFSENIRVLSKAGSSYVSAIHCSVMEYGNDGYSSILMLCGTNIGELLTFKILPAAGGTFEVKYADSTKTNNQGRILKIDSFAKESGYSCSATMTKMQDLSKGVPINGFVTVTGETDIRLVSPGKSKDTHALLKCPIASSGLSFIPIINGKGERRLSTIMIALLVNGDVRIMTVPELKEIKNLRCTIPVITQYIENSSVLENGDIVIRNGKFQASLISVINESAAGTNQNSDISQPNPIDTLYNPDLRISYRPQVNSLQWARGTVYCTPHQLDELLGGTERPESKYEESAIAQGTVSSSRSNTTGKSFAGSSEHMYTRPVRNGTRSGGYGLLKSVSRAVETRLDMVETTINDYATTMGQTMNDAMEETGKDMMKSAVGF
- the PKC1 gene encoding protein kinase C (similar to Saccharomyces cerevisiae PKC1 (YBL105C); ancestral locus Anc_7.441), whose translation is MSVSQLEQNIQRKISVEENIIRGASALKKKTDNVMVIQKCNTNIREARQNLEYLQDNLKKLRLKTAQQNQGQNPNDNNGQNNSKEYGFLSTISPNEHIFSRLDLVKYDCPSLAQRIQYMLQQLEFKLQVEKQYQEANTKLTKLYQIDGDQRSSSAAEGGAMESKYRIQMLNKALKKYQAINVDIDQFKHQSNDMMDNQQPKFRRKQLTGVLTIGITAIRDVDHIQSPMFARKPESYITVKIDDTIKARTKPSRNDRWSEDFQISVEKGNEIEITVYDKVNDSLIPVAVMWLLLSDIAEEIRKKKAGQTTGQQGWVNASNINSGSSLANEEGSTLTSTNSNSAVQSSLEKSGQDDNALTSQISTNSWFVLEPTGQILLTLGFHKSSQVEKKHLMGGLHRHGAIINRKEDIFEQHGHHFVQKSFYNIMCCAYCGDFLRYTGFQCQDCKFLCHKKCYTNVVTKCIAKTSTDTDPDEAKLNHRIPHRFVPTSNRGTKWCCHCGYILPWGRHKVRKCSECDIMCHAQCAHLVPDFCGMSMEMANKILKTIQDTKRNQEKKKRTIPSAQTGSSIGTTIGSDRSQTKFTERANAPLPPQPRKHDKTPSPQKVERDSPTKHHEPIIDEAIPLQTRGRDKLNKFIDENEAYLNFTEGAQQSAEFSLEEKTLDPTSNKCLTELTDLSIEHSQTWESKDDLMRDELEQWKAQRDEMEREINQGSGGVPEDIEGDNIDLDTKQQPDWKDMNDFREADMTIDSSHTNPFRDMNSETFQIEQDHVSKEANQETASLAPTSTHASRTTDHQSPQKSQTSTSGKHKKKAAKRRKVSLDNFVLLKVLGKGNFGKVILSKSKNTNRLCAIKVLKKDNIIQNHDIESARAEKKVFLLATKTKHPFLTNLYCSFQTENRIYFAMEFIGGGDLMWHVQNQRLSVRRAKFYAAEVLLALKYFHDNGVIYRDLKLENILLTPEGHIKIADYGLCKDEMWYGHRTSTFCGTPEFMAPEILKEQEYTKAVDWWAFGVLLYQMLLCQSPFSGDDEDEVFNAILTDEPLYPIDMAGEIVQIFQGLLTKDPEKRLGAGPRDAAEVMEEPFFRNINFEDVLNLRIKPPYIPEIKSPEDTSYFEQEFTSAPPTLTPLPSVLTTSQQEEFRGFSFMPDDLDL